Part of the Paenibacillus sp. JNUCC32 genome is shown below.
GCTCACCCGGATCCATTTGGCCAAGAACAGCACGATTTTTCTGTTGAACGAGCAGGGAAGCCCGATTCTATCCCAGCAGGCGCATGAACTCGGCGCCGGAGCCCTATCGGAGATCGATCGCATTCGAAACGGCCCGCTGAAATCGGGCGTCGTCTATCTGACCAACGATGAGGGGCAGCGGGACATTCTGGTTTACAAGAAACTGGGGCGCACCGGCTGGATGCTGGCCGGCCTGGCGCCGGAGAAGGAGCTGTACTCCTCTCTTCACAAGCTTCAGAGCACGATTCTGGTGGTCACGGTCGTTCTGATCGTGGTCTCCCTGTTTGCCGCCGCATGGCTCTCCTATGGCGTCACCAAGCCTTTAACGCGTCTGGTGCTGGCGATGAGGCAGGTGCAGCGCGGAGCCTTCGACCAGGCCGAGTCCGTTCTGCCTCCTGACAAAAACGTTAAGAGCGAGGTCAGTTACGTCATCTCCACCTTCCGCTATATGATCAGCCGTCTCCGGCAGCATATCCAGAACGAATTCGAGCTGAAGCTGCTCCGCCAGCAGGCGGAATATAAAGCGCTGCTCATGCAGATCAATCCCCACTTCATGTTTAACACCCTGGAGCTGGTGAGCAGTCTTGCCATGCAGCGCCGGACGGACGATACCGTGCAGGTGATCGAGGATCTGGGCAAAATGATGCGCTTCTCCATGAATACCAGCGACGACCGGGTCCCCCTAACCGAAGAACTGGCCTATGTCCGCCACTATATCTCCATTCTGCAAACCCGCTTCGGGCATAAACTCCACATCTCCATCCACGAGGAAGGCCGGCTGGATTCGCTGGTGATGATCAAGTTCATTCTGCAGCCGCTGATCGAGAATGCGGTCAAATACAGCTTTCAGCATCAAACCACGGCACAGGTGGACATCCAAATCAGCAGGCAGGACAACCGCCTGTTTCTCCGCGTCGCGGATAACGGTCCCGGCATGCCCTCCGAGATCATCCGCAAGCTCCAGGATCCCGCGGCGGCCTCCCAATTGGAGCCGATCCTCCGAAGCGAGAGCTGGCACATTGGACTCGGCAACGTAATTGCTCGCTGCCGCTTGCATTACGGCGACTTATTTGCCGTTCATATTCGGAACGGGAGCGAAGCCGGCACATGCATCGAACTGATTCTACCGGTACAGGAGGAATATCATGTACAACGTATTGATCGCAGATGACGAGATCGAGGTTCGCGAAGGGCTGAAGCTGAAAGTCGACTGGGAAAGCATGGGCTTTGCCATTTCGGGGGAGGCCGGGAACGGCTTGGAAGCTGAAGAGCTCTTGAAATCCCATTCGTATGACCTGCTCATTACCGACATGAACATGCCTGTCATGGACGGCGTCCAGCTGCTGGACGTTTGCCGGAGCCACAATCCGACCATCCAGATCATCATCATTACAGGATACGAGGATTTTCAATACGCCAGAGCGGGCGTCCGCAGCCAGGCCATGGACTACTTGTTGAAGCCCGTTGCCCGGGACGACCTGAAATCCGCCTTAAGCAAAATCAAACACGAATTGGATAAGAACCGCAAGGTACGGAACGACTCGGAAATGCTGCAGTGGCGGTTATCCCAGTATTACAAAGAAATGAAGGAACGCTTCCTGCTGGATCTCGTGCGCGGCAACCGCCTGCCCCCCGCCTCCATGCCGGAACGGATTCGACTGTTTCACCTGGAGGATTGGCAGGATGGCTGCGTGTGCTTCATCACCGCGGGCATGAGGGAATCCGGCATGCAGAAAGCACCCGCAGGCCGAGCGCCGGAGCAGCTCCGCCTTCCGTTTCAAATGGTCTGCCATGAAATCGCCGAGTCTTATCCGGGCGGCGTTCAAGTGTTTCATGATGCAGCTCATCCCGGTATCATGCATTTCATTGCGCTTGACGGCATTCAGCATGCATTCGCGGATAAACTCGCCGCGCAGGCATCCTCGTATTTAACCGTGGAGGTGCAGGTAGGATTAGGGCTGCCCGTGTCGGGACTTGAGCGCTGGAAAGAGGGTTATATCCACTCCCTCCTGGCCTGGAATCTGGCAGGACGCCAGCACGGACCGGATCAGGCACCCGTAACCGACCAAAGTCCGTTGCTGCCGGACGAAACAAGCCGCGCGCTTCATCGCTGCCTGATCCGGGGCGAATTGGAATCCTTCCGCAGCATCATCCGGAGGGAGCTGGGCGAGTCATTCCGGCTATCGCCTGCCCGCTTGGTACGGAGCCTTTTTCAAATCACGCTGATTATGGAATCCGCCGCTTTCGACAACATACGGCATTCACGGGGAGCGGGGCCTTTATGGATTTCACCCGAATGGGTTTTATGGCTGGAGACTCCGGAGCAGGCGGAACGCCTGCTGATGCAGTGGGCACAGGATTTTGTTGACAACCTCCCAGAATCCGGAGACGGAGACGCTACCCTGATTGAATCCGCCAAGCGGTATATCGAGGAAAATTATATGCAGGAATTATCGCTGACCTCGCTGGCCGAGCAGTATAACTACCACCCTACCTACTTCTCGGAAATGTTCAAGGAAGGGGCTGGGGTCTCGTTCATCCAGTACGTTACGGAGGTTCGGATGAAACACGCCGTACGCCTGCTGCAGGAGACCCGATTGACGGTATGGGACATAGCCGAGCTGACGGGTTTCTCTTCACCCGGCTATTTCAGCTCCAAATTCAAAAAAATGTTCAATCAAAGCCCTTCCGAGTTCCGACTGTCGCAATCCGAAAAAATCGAACACGATGATCCGAAGAAATGAGATTCCGCCCTCTCTCCTCCCCCGGTATGATGTGTTTACCGGGCGCACCGACATACCGATTGTAAGCGCTTCAGGCCGTCAGGTAACCGCCCCTGCTCATTCATCCTGAAGGGAGGCACATTATGAGAAAGCTGTCCAAGCCCTTATACGGCCAGCAGAATAAGACAGCCTACTTGTTTCTTCTGCCTTGGCTCATCGGCTTCTTCTGTCTGACGCTGGGGCCGATGATCGCATCGCTGTACTTGTCCATGACCAAATTCAACCTGCTGTCATCGCCGACTTGGACGGGACTCAGCAACTATGTCCAGATTTTTACCGAAGACGATACGTTTCAACGATCCTTGTGGCTAACGTTCTACTATGTGTTCTTGTCCGTGCCGCTGAGACTTGCGTTCGCGCTGCTGATCGCCATGGCCTTGAACAAGGGCATCCGCGGACTCGGCATTTACCGGACCGTTTATTACATCCCCTCTCTATTGGGAGGCAGCGTTGCCATTGCCATCGTCTGGCGCCAAATCTTTGACGGCAGCGGGCTGGTCAATCAGTTCCTCGGCTGGTTCGGCATCACGGGCCCCTCGTGGATCGCCCACCCCGACTATGTGGTGTATACGATTATCACGCTGTCCGTCTGGCAGTTCGGATCGGCCATGGTCATCTTCCTTGCCGGTCTGAAACAGATTCCGACTGATTTATATGAAGCATCAGGCGTAGACGGTGCCGGAAAGATCCGTCAATTCTTCGGCATCACGCTGCCGATGCTGTCACCCGTTATCTTTTTCAATCTGATCATGAGCATGATCAATTCGTTCCAAGCCTTCACGCCGGCCTACGTCATCGGGGACGGGCGGGGAGGACCGCTCGACGCAACGATGTTCTACACCTTGTACCTGTATCTGAAAGGCTTCTCGTTCTTCGATATGGGTTATGCCTCGGCACTGGCATGGATCATGCTGGTCATCATCGGGGTGTTCACCGGAATCGTTTTTCTTACATCAAAATTCTGGGTCTTCTACGGGGATAACCAGGAAGGGAGGTAATGGATATGCCGCTTAAGCGACAACTGGTTCAAGCCGGGAGGCATGCCGCCATTATCCTCCTCGGCCTGCTCATGCTGTATCCGGTGCTGTGGCTCGTCTTCAGCTCGTTTAAACCGAATCATCTTATCTTCACCAACAGCAGCCTCATTCCGACTGCCTTCACGCTGGATCATTACGTGAACGGCTGGAGCGGGCTCCAGGGCATTTCCTTCGGCCGATTCTTCGGCAACTCCGTGCTGATCTCGGTCATGAGCGTCATCGGGAACATCGTCTCCTGTTCCCTGGCAGCCTACGCCTTCTCCCGATTGAAGTTCAAATTCAAAGGCCTGTGGTTCAGCATCATGCTGGTGACGATTATGCTGCCTTACCACGTAACGCTCGTGCCTCAATACATTCTGTATAACGAGCTTCATTGGATCAATACGTATTTCCCGCTCATCCTGCCCAAATGGCTGGCGCATGACTCTTTCTTCATTCTGCTGATGGTTCAGTTCATCCGCGGCATTCCGCGGGAGCTGGACGAGAGCGCGACCATCGACGGCTGCGGACAATCGCAGATCTTCTTCCGCATCGTGGTGCCGCTTCTCGTCCCTGCGCTGATTACGACGGCCATCTTCACCTTCATCTGGAGCTGGGACGACTTCTTCAGCCAGATGATTTATTTAAGCAAGATTGATTTGTTCACTGTACAGCTTGGGATCCGATCCCTGTTCGATCCCTCGGGGCAATCGGATTGGGGGGCGCTGCTCGCCATGTCCACGCTATCGCTGCTGCCTGTGACGATCATTTTTCTGGTGTTTCAACGGTATTTTCTCGAAGGCATTGCCACGACCGGCCTGAAGTAGCCTCAGAAGCTGCCTGCCGACGTGCGAGGGCGTGCTGCAAATGAACCAATTATGATTAGACTGGGGGATTATCCATGTTGAAGAAATGTTTCGTTGGCATGTTGGCTTCGCTCCTATTATTCGTCACCGCCTGTTCCGGAACGGATCACACGGGAGAAGGCGGGAATGCGGACGCAGGGGCCGAGCCGAGCGGCCAAGTCGAGCTGCGCATGATGTGGTGGGGCGACCAGAAACGGGCCGATATTACGAACGAAGCCCTGAAGGTGTTCCAGAACAAACATCCGAACATCAAAATCGTCGGCGAATTCTCGCCTTCCTCCGGATATTTCGATAAGCTGAACACCCAGCTCGCTTCCGGCACCGCGCCGGATATCTTCTTCCTGGGCGGAAACGTCGTGGACTATGCCAAAAAAGATGTGCTGCTGAACCTGGATCCGTATGTCGGCAGCGAACTGAAGCTGGACGGCATGGATGCCACCATGGTGGAATACGGCCGCCTGGATGGAAAGCTGCAGCATATTTCGGCCGGCGCAAACGCCCGGGGAATCGTCATCAACAAGGCACTGTTCGAAAAGGCAGGCATTCCTCTGCCGGAGCAGGATTGGGATTGGGAGGACTTTGCCGCCGTCAGCAAAGAATTGTCCGATAAGCTTGGCGACGGCGTATACGGTACCTATAATTTCACCGTCGACGGAATGGATATCTTTCTGAAGCAGCGCGGAAAACAGCTGTATGATATGGAGAACGGAAAGCTCGGCTTCGCGAAGGAAGACATTCAGGAATGGTTCGAGTATTGGGAACAGGCTTCGAAGGCCGGCGGTGTCGTTACGCCTGAACTTCAGGTGTCCAATCCGCACGATGATACCAGCAAATCCTTGTTGATTACGGGTAAAGCCGCCATGAGCCTCCTCCCTTCCAATCAGCTGGCCGCATTCCAGAGCCTGACGGAAGATCCGCTCATCCTACATCCGGTACCTAGAGGTCCGAAGGGTACGGGCGTGGTATTCGAGTCCAGCCAAGGACTATCCGGATATGCCAACACCAAGCATCCGAAGGAAGTCGCCACGCTCATGGACTTCTGGATCAACGATCCCGAAGCGGCCAAAATCCTCGGCAACGACCGCGGCGTGCCGGTGACGGAAGCCAACCGCAACCTTCTCCAGGAGGAAGCGGGTCCTGTGGAAGAGATTGTGTACAATTATACGAGCCTCGTATCGGAAGCCACGAAGACCGAGCCTTTTGACGTGAGTTATAATCCGCCGGGATTCGCCGAGTTCTCCAAGCTGGCCCAGACGACGACCCAGGAGATCGGTTTCGGCCGGAAAAACGTCGAGCAGGCCGTTGCGGACTTCTACAACGGCACCGTGCGCATATTTGAATCGAATCAATAACAAGCTTTCAAGGAGGCGGACATGACAGAAGCTATGCTGGACCGGCTGCGCCGGATTTCGATACCGGATCGGGCGCAGCCGGGCAAACCGGAAGACCGGAAGCTGCTGCAGGAGTGGCAGGCGACAGGCGTCCGATTCGCGGCATCGGGCGGACGGCTGGAAACGGCTTATTATACTGCGCTGGAGAAGCTGCTGGCCTGCATCGTGCCGATGAACGGCACCGATCCGATTCTGCAGGAGGGCGGTATCTATCTCGGCTGCTGGCTGGAGAGCACCGGCACCATCAATGCGGAGCTGCTATCGCGACTGATTCCCTCGGTCTCTGAAACAACCTACCTCGCCTTTGCCGATCAGCAAAGAGAGGATGGGCTGCTCCCTTATAAACTGACGGAGAACGGCCCTTCGTTCCGCCAGATCCAGCTCGTCACGCCCCTGGCGCGCTGCGTCTGGAACCACTATGAGCTTCATGGAAGGGACCTCTCCTTCCTGAAGACCATGTACCAAGCCATGTCGCGTTACGACGATTGGATCGCGCGTTACCGCAACACCCGGGGGACCGGCTGCGTGGAGGCTTTCAGTACCTTTGATACCGGGCATGATCTGTCGCCCAGGTTCTGGCATGTTCCGGACACGCCCTATCGGAACGATGCCGCAGCCTTCCACCCGAACTCCCCGGTTCTGCCCTTCCTGGCACCGGATTTGACGGCCAACATCTACTGTCAGCGCATGTATTTGGCCCGCATGGCCGAAGAACTCGGCGAATCCGGAGCCGATTGGAGGGCCAAAGCCGAAGCCAGCCTGGACAGCCTCTTCCGTTACTGTTATGACGAAGACGATCAATTCTTCTATGACCGGGATCGGAACGACGAGCTGGTCTGGGTCCAATCCGACGTGCTGCTGCGCGTGATGGCCTGCGAGGTGGGCGACGACGAGCTGTTTGGCAACATGCTGCGGCGGTATTTGCTGAATACCGGCAAATTCTTCGCCAAATATCCGTTTACGTCCATGGCGATGGACGATCCGCGGTTCGATCCGTCCTCCGCTTACAACAGCTGGGGCGGGCCGTCCAATTTCCTGAGCTTGATCCGGGCGCCGCATGCCTTTGAACATCACCACCGCTATGTCGAGCTGACCTGGGTGCTGCAGCCGATTCTGTCCGCCTTGTCCAAGGCGAAGCGCTTCCCGCAAACCTTGAGCCCTTGGACAGGTGCAGAGGGCTTTACCGAGGCGTATTCCCCCTCCATTCTGTGCCTGCTGGATTACGTGGAACGGCTCTGCGGCATCATGCCGATCGGATCGGATCGCCTGTGGTTTACGGGATTGCTTCCGGTCGATATGGACCATGGGGAAGAAGTCGCCGGCAACACGGCCTATAGCCGAACCGTGAACGGGCTGCACTACGAACTGGTGAATACCCCGGACAACGTCACCGTATACCGGGAAGGCCGCGTTCATATTCAAGGGCCCGCCGGGATTCGGCTGGTCACGGACCGCAGCGGACAATTGGAGGGCGTGATCGGCATGAGCGCGCGAACCATTGAAGGCGAGCTCCGCTATCAAGGCACATCCATTCCGATCCGGATCAAAGGCAATGAAATGCAGCAGTATTCAGACGGAGATTTGAAGACGGAGAGGGATATCGGCATCATCTATCCTAGCTATCGTTAATTGAAGGAGGTGAACGCTTAAGCGTGAAAACTGCAGACATTCAGCTTCGGGACCCCTACGTACTGCCTGACCCGACACAGCGAATATACTACATGTACGGCAGCACCGACAAAAATATATGGAAGGAAGGAAACGGCTTCGATGTCTATATCAGTCGGGATCTAATCGATTGGGAAGGCCCTTATCCGGTCTTTCGCAAACCGGACGGTTTCTTCGCGGACGTGAACTTCTGGGCACCCGAAGTCTACTATTACCACGGGCGTTACATCATGTTTGCCACCTTCCGCCGAAAAGATAACGATCTGCTGGGCACTGCGGTGCTGTCGGCTGAGCAGCCGACAGGGCCCTTCTCCCTCTATAGCGATGGGCCCGTGACCCCTGTCGACTGGAGTTCCCTGGATGGTACGCTGCATATCGACGAAACGGATCGGCCGTGGATGGTGTTCTGCCACGAGTGGCAGCAGGTCGGCGACGGCGAGATTTGCGCCATGCGCCTGAGTCCCGATCTCACGGAGGCCGCCTCGGAGCCCGTGACCCTGTTCCGAGCCTCTGAAGCCGCTTGGGCCACGCCGTTCCACTCGCCCCGCTTTCCCGGATCGGGCAATTATGTGACGGACGGCCCGTTTCTGTTTCGGACAACATCGGGGAGTCTGCTCCTATTATGGGCCAGCTTTGTGGATGGCCGATACGCGCTCGGCGTTGCCAAGTCGCCAACCGGCAAGCTGACGGGTCCCTGGCTTCAAGAGCCCGAACCCTTATATTCCAGCGACGGCGGGCACGGCATGGTGTTCCGTACCTGGAACGGCCAGCTGATGCTGACCGTGCATACCCCGAACCGCACGCCGGATGAACGGCCGACCTTCATTCCCGTCGCGGAGGACGGTGATAGCATCAAGGTGGATGGGATGTATCGGACAACGCGTATGCCCAAGTAAAATCCATATTAAAAAGGCCGCTCTCCATGAAGATGGCAGAGCGGCCTTTTTAATAGTTTTTTTGCATTCCTAAGCTATGCTTTGCTTTGATGTGCAGTACAAACAAAAGGAAGCCGTACGCATACGGCCTCCCTCTACTCTCATTTATTACAGCTTCACGATTTTACCGGTCTCTTGGGATTCGAATGCACCCAGGATCACGTTCAAGGAACGAAGTCCTTCCTCACCGGAAATGCTAGGCGGCGTGTTCGTGAGAATGGATTCGACGAACGCGTCGATGACGCCGCTCGGAACCTGCTTCTCATTGGTTGCCATGGCGCCTACCTTGTAAGTCTCCACCGTACCGTCTGTCAGCTCTACAACCACCTCGTCGCCGTTAACGGTACCGATCTTCATGGCACCTTTCTCGCACCACAATACCGTTCCGTTATCGCCGGATCTGTAATGCGTCCAGCTTGCCATCAGCGTGCCCACGGCCCCGCTCTTCATGCGAACGATGCACGTCGCGTTGTCGTCTACATCGGTTCCTTCTTTATGGACCGTTCCGATAAAACCTGCCACTTCCACAATCTCATCGTTCAGCAGGTAACGGATAAAGTCGGATTTGTGCACGCCGAGATCGCCCATGGCGCCCATAATCGCTTCTTCCTTGCGGAAGAACCAGCTGTCGCGTCCATCCAGGCTCCAGCTCTCCGGACCGCCGTGGCCGAAGGAAGTACGGAAGGTAAGCACTTTGCCGAGCTTGCCGGAATCCAGAATCTCCTTCGCTTTTACGTGCGGTGGCATGAGGCGTTGATTGTGGCCTACCATCAGGTACACCCCGTTCTTGCGGGCGGCCTCGATCATTTGCTCTCCTTCTTCAGCCGTCGTAGCCATCGGCTTCTCCACCAGCACATGAAGGCCGGCATTCGCAGCCGCGATGCTCATCGGAGCATGCAGATAGTTCGGCGTACATACGCTAACGGCGTCCAGCTTCTCGTTTTTCAACAGTTCTTGGTAGTCTGCGTAGGCTTTACCGCCATACTGGGCTGCCATCTCTTCGGCGCGTTCCTTCACCGGATCGGCAAAAGCAACCAGCTCCACGTTTGCATTGTTCGCGTATTCAGGAATATGTCTGCGCTGGGCGATCGCGCCGCAGCCAAACACTGCCACTTTAATTTTGCTCATTGAAAGTCTCCTTTTTTGCTTATAGATTAAAATTGGTTCAGGTAGTTCTGCTTCAGCCAGTTCATGCTGTTCTCCACGCTTTGCAGCGGCGGATTCTGACATACGTCCTGCTCCACGATCAGCCATTCCGTGCCTGCATCGGATGCAGCCTGAATGACGCCCGGCAGATTAACCGAGCCTTGGCTCAGCTCCAGCGTCTTCATATTGCCTTCCGCATCCTTGCTGAAGTCTTTCAGGTGAAGCAGCGGAAGACGTCCGGCGTATTTCGGAATGTAAGTGAGCGGATCTTGTCCGGCGAATTGTACCCAGCATACGTCCATCTCCACTTGCACGGCTTCCGGCGTCGTTGCGGAATACATCGCATCAAAAACGAACTGGCCATCAACCTCGGCTTCGAATTCGAATGCATGGTTATGGTATCCAAAGATCAGTCCCTGCTTGCGGGCTTCGGCCCCTACTTCCTCCAGGAAGGAGAAGAGGTTCTTCCAATCCTCGGCATCTTTACGATCTTCTTCGGCCACGTATGGACACATCATATATTTAGCGCCAATGGTTTTCAGGTAATCAATTTCCTTCTGCAGGTCTGCTCGAAGCAGATGCAGGCCCACGTGACTGCCGATCGCTTTCAGGCCAAGCTCTTGAAGAAGCGTTTTCATTTCCTCGGCCGGAATGTCTCCATAACCTGCGAACTCCACGCCTTCATAACCCAATTCAGCAACTTTGCGTAGCGTACCGCGGAAATCCTGTGCCGTTTCATCGCGCAGCGTATACATTTGCAAACCAATGTTCATTCTTCTCATTATAGCGCACCTCGATTCCAAAAATGAGTTACTGCTCTATCTGCTACTATCATACATGCAAATAGGCTAAAATGAACATAAACAATATTGCTGCAACATGAACTATCTGCTTATATTTTTACTGGGGGTTGTTACCATTATGGAAGCTAGGCTGCTCATCTGCGACTATTCCTATCACTTTCAGCAATTCAGCAACAGCCATCGGGGCGGCTTGACGACCTATCTGTTCCGACTCCAAACCGAGGGCTCCTGCGAGATCTACTGCAACGGCATCGAGCACCATGTGCAGGCAGGCGACCTGCTGCTGCTGAAGCCCGGCGATGAATACGAGCTGCGGGTGAAGGAAGACGGCGAGGATGGCCGCGTGTCCAGCGGGGATTATTTTATATTCTGCGACGGCTCCTGGATTGATGATTGGTGGAACCGCATCCCCCGCCCTGTCGTCAGTCACGTCGGGCTCGACGATTATTTGCTCGGTCTGTGGAGACAGATGCTGCTGGAGAAGCGGCGCGGCCTTGAAGGGGAAATCGGGGAACTGACCGACTACCTGCTGCGCAGTCTCTGCCTCTGCCTGGACCGCGCCATCACCGAGATCAAGCCGACCGATCGCCTTGCCTTCACCGCCCTGCGGCTGAAGCGATTCGTGGAGGAGCACGCCACCCTAACCTTCAAGCTGGAGGAGGCTGCTTCCCATGTCGGGCTTAGCTTATCCCGGGCGGTTAAACTGTTCAAGGAGTATTACGGAAAAACCATGATCCAGTACGCCCTCGAGATCAGGCTGAACGCAGCCGTAGAGCGCATCAAATACAGCACGATGACGCTGGAGGAAATCGCGGAAACCTGCGGCTTCGCAAGCTACTCTTATTTTCACCGGGTATTCCGGGCCAACTATGGCGTGTCCCCGGTGAAATTCCGGGAAACGGCAACGGTGCCGGCAAGGCCGGGGCAGGAGAAAAGCCCCCGCTAATTTTTTTCTACTATAATATAAAGAAGCAGCCATGCTCCTCCTCAAAGGCAGGGGCTAGGCTGCTTTGTACTTTAGTAACTCGAAATATTCTCCAAAATGCCATTATAGAAGTAGAGATAGTGGTCTGAGCCATACGAGGATTCATAGACCCACATGTCGGTCGTTCCCCATGAATAGATATCTTCATAGTGACGATCATATAATCCCCATGACAGATAAACCATCTCGGTCGTCATTCCTGTGCTGATTACGGATTCCCTGATTTTTTTCCAATATTTCTCCGGAAAATTAAATTGCTTATACGGACTAGTTGTCATGAAGCCGGATTCAAAATCGTAGGCATCCAGTTCGGCATAATAGGTCCTGCCGTTATGTGTAAAATAAACGTTCAACCAATCGCCAAGAACGCCGTCGCGTTTGATCTTGGTTATTTTCACCTGGGCCAGATTGCCGACGCCGTTTGCTATGCTTCCCTGGGCATTATTGATTAGCATGTTGTGCTTAAAAATCCACGCTGTCTTTCCAATATATTTATGATGCGATTCGTAAAGATCGTTTACCGGCACTGTGACTTTATGTGTTTCGCTTTGGAGCGTCACGTTCTTCAAGTAGTCATGCAGCAAATCATAATCTGCCGAAACTTTGATTTTGAAGGCATCTTTCAGCAGCTGGACCGGAATCATGAGTTTGCCCTCGACCAACTGGACAGGCGCAGTATAAGACGTGGCAACGCCGTTGATTTTCACGTATTTTGAATTCTTTTTTGCGACCACCTTCATCGTACCCTTCCAGATGGAAACTTGCCCGGTTTTGTTATTCATTTCAAAATTGATATCCAATGCCTTGGTTACAGCGGCCGCCGGAACCATCGTGTTATTCTTGAGAATCACGCCCTCTTCTTTTAGCTTTGAA
Proteins encoded:
- a CDS encoding Gfo/Idh/MocA family protein; translated protein: MSKIKVAVFGCGAIAQRRHIPEYANNANVELVAFADPVKERAEEMAAQYGGKAYADYQELLKNEKLDAVSVCTPNYLHAPMSIAAANAGLHVLVEKPMATTAEEGEQMIEAARKNGVYLMVGHNQRLMPPHVKAKEILDSGKLGKVLTFRTSFGHGGPESWSLDGRDSWFFRKEEAIMGAMGDLGVHKSDFIRYLLNDEIVEVAGFIGTVHKEGTDVDDNATCIVRMKSGAVGTLMASWTHYRSGDNGTVLWCEKGAMKIGTVNGDEVVVELTDGTVETYKVGAMATNEKQVPSGVIDAFVESILTNTPPSISGEEGLRSLNVILGAFESQETGKIVKL
- a CDS encoding sugar phosphate isomerase/epimerase family protein, with product MRRMNIGLQMYTLRDETAQDFRGTLRKVAELGYEGVEFAGYGDIPAEEMKTLLQELGLKAIGSHVGLHLLRADLQKEIDYLKTIGAKYMMCPYVAEEDRKDAEDWKNLFSFLEEVGAEARKQGLIFGYHNHAFEFEAEVDGQFVFDAMYSATTPEAVQVEMDVCWVQFAGQDPLTYIPKYAGRLPLLHLKDFSKDAEGNMKTLELSQGSVNLPGVIQAASDAGTEWLIVEQDVCQNPPLQSVENSMNWLKQNYLNQF
- a CDS encoding helix-turn-helix domain-containing protein, producing MEARLLICDYSYHFQQFSNSHRGGLTTYLFRLQTEGSCEIYCNGIEHHVQAGDLLLLKPGDEYELRVKEDGEDGRVSSGDYFIFCDGSWIDDWWNRIPRPVVSHVGLDDYLLGLWRQMLLEKRRGLEGEIGELTDYLLRSLCLCLDRAITEIKPTDRLAFTALRLKRFVEEHATLTFKLEEAASHVGLSLSRAVKLFKEYYGKTMIQYALEIRLNAAVERIKYSTMTLEEIAETCGFASYSYFHRVFRANYGVSPVKFRETATVPARPGQEKSPR
- a CDS encoding copper amine oxidase N-terminal domain-containing protein, yielding MLFFLVFLIALCSLPGVGTAASSGNITASKLKEEGVILKNNTMVPAAAVTKALDINFEMNNKTGQVSIWKGTMKVVAKKNSKYVKINGVATSYTAPVQLVEGKLMIPVQLLKDAFKIKVSADYDLLHDYLKNVTLQSETHKVTVPVNDLYESHHKYIGKTAWIFKHNMLINNAQGSIANGVGNLAQVKITKIKRDGVLGDWLNVYFTHNGRTYYAELDAYDFESGFMTTSPYKQFNFPEKYWKKIRESVISTGMTTEMVYLSWGLYDRHYEDIYSWGTTDMWVYESSYGSDHYLYFYNGILENISSY